A stretch of the Thermofilum adornatum genome encodes the following:
- a CDS encoding ABC transporter permease — MGLLMRLGRNSIWVVGIALALTYEFFYIFSLEGITSLLLLLLGILLGPIILRLGYDYRWIKFSSTLSFLSIFSFIYNFFIFLINIPSIPKAFGFFLLPLLSTSATGYLYEKLSNLREARRVRAKAVPLSRRLRSVLYQLDPVMWLFILLSAFILVTFLVTPILLVLIGAFQPPAGLPWYANFQRIFSSRDYVRLELLPGEQAITAVPYGESVLYIIKGVNYGILLNSLLNSLVVTISATVLGIIVAFIIARYSFPGKELLRLLSMIPLFVTPFVNSYVVKILFSEYGPVSMITSKLFGWSIRIDGLAGVALAQIISFYPIVFMNAYSAFLNIDPSTEEQGENLGAKGFYLFRTVTFPLALPGIVAGAIIVYIFSIEDVGAPLIFQEWNLMSAQIFKGFITQTGIVSPESAALGFVMLFIAVMGFLAIRNYVGMRSYAMISRGGRLVSRQRPLGKLGLLAVYLLVFPFVLVTVFPQIGVFLLAFNIMPPRGFSLSFSSLSLDYFEKLFLDPGIFNYIRNTLIYATLSVVTAVLLAIMVGYSVSRVKVKWLSNLLDTLATIPLAIPGLVIALGYYFFFTRFFAKTPLDPASIGAFQAWVVLVIAYSIRKLPYVVRSVFAGFQQVHEGLEEAALNLGATRSKVIFGVVLPFIISYVFSGAVLGFIYMATEVSTSITIGNFNPSQAPMTYYMMNVYKGGSPIGVQIAAAMGVLLILIQLVAILIVVRVFKQRYAFIGI, encoded by the coding sequence ATGGGGCTCCTAATGAGGCTGGGACGCAACTCGATATGGGTCGTGGGAATAGCTCTAGCGCTAACCTACGAATTCTTCTATATTTTTTCTCTTGAAGGAATTACGTCGCTCCTACTTTTGTTGCTAGGTATTCTCTTAGGCCCTATAATTCTGCGCCTCGGGTACGACTATAGGTGGATCAAGTTCAGTTCCACGCTCAGCTTTCTTTCGATTTTTTCCTTCATCTACAACTTCTTCATTTTCCTTATAAATATCCCATCTATACCGAAGGCTTTTGGTTTTTTCCTGCTTCCCTTGCTATCAACTTCTGCGACTGGATACCTATACGAGAAGCTGTCCAATCTGCGGGAAGCAAGAAGAGTTAGGGCAAAGGCAGTTCCGCTTTCTAGGAGGCTTAGAAGCGTCCTTTATCAGCTTGACCCAGTAATGTGGCTCTTTATACTGCTAAGTGCATTTATTCTTGTTACCTTCTTGGTTACCCCGATTCTTCTCGTGCTGATAGGCGCCTTTCAGCCTCCTGCAGGTTTGCCGTGGTATGCAAACTTTCAAAGGATATTCTCGTCTAGGGACTATGTGAGGCTAGAGCTTCTCCCAGGCGAACAGGCAATAACCGCTGTTCCCTATGGGGAAAGTGTACTCTACATCATTAAGGGGGTAAACTATGGAATTCTCCTTAATAGTTTGTTAAACTCTCTTGTTGTAACGATAAGTGCCACTGTTCTCGGTATAATAGTTGCCTTTATAATTGCGAGGTACAGTTTCCCCGGAAAAGAGCTTTTAAGGTTGCTCTCAATGATTCCCCTTTTCGTAACACCATTTGTGAATTCCTATGTGGTAAAGATTCTCTTCAGCGAGTATGGGCCCGTATCGATGATTACCTCTAAACTGTTCGGCTGGAGCATCAGGATAGACGGCCTTGCAGGTGTAGCATTGGCCCAGATAATAAGCTTCTATCCTATCGTATTCATGAATGCATACAGCGCTTTCCTCAACATTGACCCAAGCACAGAGGAACAGGGCGAGAACCTAGGCGCAAAAGGATTCTACCTCTTCCGGACAGTCACGTTTCCACTCGCGTTGCCTGGCATAGTTGCGGGGGCCATCATTGTATACATCTTCAGCATAGAAGATGTAGGCGCGCCGCTAATCTTCCAAGAATGGAACCTTATGAGCGCACAGATTTTCAAAGGCTTTATTACACAGACAGGCATTGTGTCGCCCGAATCAGCGGCATTAGGCTTTGTCATGCTTTTTATAGCCGTCATGGGCTTCCTCGCGATAAGGAACTATGTTGGAATGAGGAGCTACGCTATGATTAGTAGGGGAGGAAGGCTTGTCTCCAGGCAACGTCCCCTTGGAAAGCTCGGCCTGCTTGCCGTGTATTTACTTGTATTCCCATTTGTTCTGGTTACGGTTTTCCCACAGATAGGCGTCTTCCTGTTAGCATTCAACATTATGCCCCCCAGGGGCTTCTCGCTGAGCTTTTCTTCCCTCAGCTTAGACTACTTTGAGAAGCTGTTTCTAGATCCAGGAATCTTCAATTATATCAGGAATACCCTTATCTATGCCACCTTATCAGTTGTAACGGCAGTTCTCCTAGCAATAATGGTCGGCTACAGCGTGAGCAGGGTAAAGGTAAAATGGTTGTCAAACTTGCTCGACACTCTTGCAACGATACCACTAGCTATACCGGGCCTAGTTATAGCTCTAGGCTACTATTTCTTCTTCACGAGGTTCTTCGCGAAGACCCCGCTAGACCCAGCATCCATAGGCGCGTTCCAAGCATGGGTGGTTCTTGTGATCGCATACAGCATAAGGAAGCTCCCATATGTCGTTAGAAGTGTTTTTGCCGGTTTCCAGCAAGTACACGAGGGACTCGAGGAGGCGGCACTTAACCTTGGGGCAACGAGGTCTAAGGTCATCTTCGGCGTTGTCTTGCCATTCATTATCTCGTACGTGTTCAGCGGCGCGGTCCTCGGCTTCATATACATGGCTACAGAGGTCAGCACAAGTATAACGATTGGCAACTTTAATCCGTCCCAGGCCCCCATGACGTACTACATGATGAACGTGTATAAGGGAGGATCCCCCATTGGCGTCCAGATAGCTGCGGCGATGGGTGTGCTATTAATTTTAATACAGCTTGTTGCAATATTGATAGTGGTAAGAGTCTTTAAGCAGAGGTACGCGTTTATAGGAATATAG
- a CDS encoding ATP-dependent DNA helicase, protein MSLSKYKFPYKPRPRQLEVASEIQETLKTANVILEAPTGFGKTPVVIYSLLPFLDRGGRIVWAVRTGNETDRPIEEFRVFREKSNARFIAMSFRGKKDMCLLAKEFGETLDYSEVSYICSRERKRCPYYNRLEEGVDYSILLSRGVLTYSEVYEWARKKKVCPYFLQRELLKVADVVSLSYNYVVDENLSWTIKGAFPLSQSILVVDEAHNLTQLNLGGDTVTEGTIERAKREAEELEARDMAEFIDKIQENVEKEFSSLGEEESQVFSPLKLIDGREEMIEKMKILGEEVRDMRFREGKRPHSSLYHLANFLEEATSYEGERGVALIAEKIDGKIHLNIWDMRSSEILSNVWKKFRRVIFMSGTLSPIEAFAETIGVKNYKPISVPSPYDETNASVYIVKDLTTRGEELSQEMARKYVEAIGKVLERVKGNTAVFTASYRIQLKLLEAGLRETSQQKGYQVFVEKRDMSGQEAGEVLQEFKELADEGKGLLVAPMGGRFAEGIDLPGKELVCVFLAGIPFEKPTVKTNLYISYYEELYGEGKGRLYAYIYPALRKASQAIGRALRSPRDQAVIILGDHRYNNYLPLLPDYVRELRQEISHTKLDHIQPPWEKIRL, encoded by the coding sequence TTGAGCCTCTCGAAATACAAGTTTCCCTACAAGCCGAGGCCCCGCCAACTAGAGGTAGCCTCAGAGATACAGGAAACACTCAAGACAGCCAACGTTATCCTCGAGGCCCCAACAGGCTTCGGCAAAACACCTGTAGTAATCTATTCGCTTTTGCCCTTCCTAGACAGGGGAGGAAGAATAGTGTGGGCCGTTAGAACGGGAAATGAGACGGACAGGCCAATCGAGGAGTTCAGGGTCTTCCGCGAAAAGTCAAATGCAAGATTCATAGCTATGAGCTTCCGCGGGAAAAAGGACATGTGCCTCCTAGCGAAGGAGTTCGGCGAGACACTTGACTACAGCGAGGTCTCCTACATATGTAGCCGCGAGAGGAAGAGGTGCCCATACTACAATAGGCTAGAGGAAGGCGTAGACTACAGCATCCTGCTGAGCAGGGGCGTGCTAACCTACAGTGAAGTCTATGAATGGGCCCGAAAGAAAAAGGTATGCCCATACTTTCTACAGAGAGAGTTGCTTAAAGTGGCAGACGTAGTATCGCTCAGCTATAACTACGTGGTAGACGAGAACCTCTCCTGGACGATAAAGGGAGCCTTCCCGCTTAGCCAGTCCATACTCGTAGTGGACGAGGCGCACAACCTGACACAGCTAAACCTCGGCGGAGACACAGTGACAGAGGGCACAATTGAGAGGGCGAAAAGAGAGGCAGAAGAACTAGAAGCCAGAGACATGGCCGAATTCATAGACAAGATACAGGAAAACGTGGAAAAAGAGTTCTCGAGCCTAGGCGAAGAAGAGTCCCAAGTATTCAGCCCGCTTAAACTCATAGATGGACGCGAGGAAATGATAGAGAAAATGAAGATTCTAGGCGAGGAGGTAAGGGACATGAGGTTTAGAGAAGGTAAAAGGCCGCACAGTAGCCTGTACCACTTGGCAAACTTCCTAGAAGAGGCAACCAGCTACGAGGGAGAAAGAGGAGTAGCCCTGATAGCCGAAAAAATCGATGGCAAAATACACCTCAACATATGGGACATGAGATCCTCTGAGATACTCTCAAACGTCTGGAAGAAGTTTAGAAGGGTAATATTTATGTCTGGCACCCTCAGCCCCATAGAGGCGTTCGCCGAGACAATAGGAGTAAAAAACTACAAGCCCATAAGCGTCCCCAGCCCATACGACGAGACAAATGCATCCGTATACATTGTAAAAGACCTCACAACAAGAGGCGAAGAGCTCTCACAGGAAATGGCCAGAAAATATGTAGAAGCTATCGGAAAGGTCCTCGAGAGGGTAAAGGGAAACACGGCCGTCTTCACTGCCAGCTACAGGATACAGCTGAAGCTCCTAGAAGCAGGTCTAAGGGAGACAAGCCAACAAAAGGGCTACCAAGTCTTCGTCGAGAAAAGGGATATGAGTGGCCAAGAAGCCGGAGAAGTACTCCAAGAGTTCAAGGAGCTTGCAGACGAAGGAAAAGGGCTACTAGTAGCACCAATGGGTGGAAGATTCGCCGAAGGCATAGACCTCCCCGGAAAAGAGCTTGTATGCGTCTTCCTCGCAGGAATACCCTTCGAAAAACCAACAGTAAAGACCAACCTCTACATCTCCTACTACGAGGAGCTATACGGAGAAGGAAAAGGAAGACTCTACGCATACATATACCCCGCCCTCCGCAAAGCCTCACAAGCAATAGGGAGAGCCCTCAGAAGCCCAAGAGACCAAGCAGTAATAATCCTGGGCGACCACCGCTACAACAATTACCTGCCACTCCTGCCAGACTACGTCCGCGAGCTAAGACAAGAAATAAGCCACACAAAGCTGGACCACATACAGCCACCCTGGGAAAAAATCAGGCTATAA
- a CDS encoding ABC transporter ATP-binding protein, whose product MTRIRLEGVTKTYGAVKAVDNVSLEIRDGELFTILGPSGCGKTTTLRMIAGFEVPDEGKIYFDDEDVTFLKPYLRNTAMVFQNYALWPHMTVFENVAYGLKIRKKQLKLSDEEIEKRVKEALRLVKLEGMEDRYPLQLSGGQQQRVALARALVVQPKVLLLDEPLSNLDAKLRIEMREEIKRIQKSLGITAVYVTHDQLEAMSISDRIAIMDKGKVLQYGTPREVYFRPTNLFTAEFLGRSNIFRGRIVEKQDSYLVVRVEDLDIDLKATPIQPDLTGEVALVIRPESFKVEQSSQEDNIVRGRVDFAMFLGDRTEVRIKVGKSSLIAYLPNNFYPEIGSELALGVSWRNVIALPYK is encoded by the coding sequence GTGACAAGGATAAGGCTAGAAGGAGTAACTAAAACATATGGGGCAGTAAAGGCAGTCGACAATGTTTCTCTCGAGATAAGGGACGGCGAACTCTTCACAATTCTCGGCCCAAGCGGGTGCGGAAAAACTACGACCCTCAGGATGATTGCAGGCTTCGAGGTTCCAGACGAGGGAAAAATCTACTTTGACGACGAAGACGTGACTTTCCTAAAACCCTACCTGAGAAACACTGCCATGGTTTTCCAGAACTATGCCTTGTGGCCCCACATGACTGTCTTCGAGAACGTCGCGTATGGTCTCAAAATAAGGAAGAAACAGCTCAAGCTCAGTGACGAGGAGATAGAGAAAAGGGTCAAGGAAGCGCTCCGCCTTGTGAAGCTTGAGGGCATGGAAGACAGGTACCCGTTGCAGCTCAGCGGTGGGCAACAGCAAAGGGTAGCTCTTGCACGTGCACTCGTCGTACAGCCAAAGGTATTGTTGCTAGATGAGCCTCTCAGCAATCTTGATGCAAAGCTTAGGATAGAAATGAGGGAAGAAATCAAGCGTATACAGAAATCTCTGGGAATAACTGCGGTATACGTTACTCATGACCAGCTCGAAGCCATGAGTATAAGCGACAGGATAGCTATCATGGACAAGGGAAAAGTTCTCCAATACGGGACACCTAGGGAAGTATACTTTAGGCCCACAAACCTCTTTACGGCAGAGTTCCTAGGCAGGAGCAACATCTTCCGCGGGAGAATAGTTGAAAAGCAAGACAGCTACCTCGTCGTCAGAGTTGAAGACCTAGACATCGACCTAAAAGCTACACCTATACAGCCAGACCTTACTGGAGAAGTAGCACTCGTAATAAGGCCAGAGTCTTTTAAGGTTGAACAATCCAGCCAGGAAGACAACATTGTTAGGGGAAGGGTCGACTTTGCCATGTTCCTTGGGGACAGGACAGAGGTCAGAATCAAAGTAGGAAAAAGTAGCTTAATAGCATATCTCCCAAACAACTTCTATCCAGAAATAGGCTCAGAGCTAGCTCTCGGAGTAAGCTGGCGCAACGTGATAGCCCTTCCATACAAGTAG
- a CDS encoding ABC transporter substrate-binding protein codes for MNKKTTVLALAVLAILIVSAIFITLYKPPQPSQPSQPSQPSQPSQPGQSQPNQTAPTQPTTNQTQQQPPPSQGITLYVITRHEQTIQDVTRTMFLNSDVAKKYNIQNIVFLPINAEQWPDYIKNAAQKGQGIDVAWGGGPTLFNLIDDLGLIEPIDVDKHPEFKVILDEVAKLPKTIAGAETYKVGSDGKIHWIGASVSSFGFTVNKDILARYKLPTPLRWSDLGSPSYAVTLPALQVVGIADPTMSTSNTRIFEIILQAYGWDKGWRVLTLIAANSKIYSGSSDVRDAVIRGDLAVGTTIDFYGYTAQQQNPSCLYIIPKGESIVNADPIAVLKGSRNPAAAAAFVAWVLNENGGQIVWLDPNINRLPINPRIFDTPQGKQRPDLKKALDDVINAGGIPFNETLSSLWVTAVVDYFKATLVNAHDDLQPVWAQLVKAYNDKKITDAQFQQLVNMLTDPITFTDPLTGQQTTFTIDYAIKISPKLASDPAIYQRLMNDWTNAARAKYLKVQATLKQMTGG; via the coding sequence ATGAACAAGAAAACAACTGTTCTAGCTCTAGCTGTACTTGCAATACTAATTGTTTCAGCCATCTTTATTACACTATACAAGCCCCCACAACCTAGTCAGCCTTCTCAGCCCTCGCAGCCTAGTCAGCCGTCTCAACCCGGCCAGTCCCAGCCAAACCAGACAGCCCCAACACAGCCAACAACTAATCAGACACAGCAACAGCCACCACCCTCTCAAGGCATAACACTCTACGTTATCACAAGGCACGAGCAAACAATCCAAGACGTGACGAGGACCATGTTTCTCAATAGTGACGTTGCGAAGAAGTATAATATTCAGAACATAGTTTTCCTCCCGATAAACGCCGAGCAGTGGCCCGACTACATCAAGAACGCGGCCCAGAAGGGCCAGGGAATAGACGTAGCCTGGGGCGGCGGTCCGACACTCTTCAACCTCATTGACGACTTGGGTCTTATTGAACCAATAGATGTCGACAAGCATCCAGAGTTCAAGGTAATACTAGACGAGGTTGCAAAGCTACCAAAGACCATAGCTGGTGCAGAGACATACAAGGTGGGAAGCGACGGGAAAATACACTGGATAGGAGCAAGCGTAAGTAGCTTCGGCTTCACAGTAAACAAGGACATTCTAGCTAGATACAAATTGCCCACACCGCTACGCTGGTCAGACCTTGGAAGCCCCAGCTATGCAGTAACTCTTCCGGCCCTACAAGTAGTGGGAATCGCAGACCCCACAATGAGCACGAGCAATACAAGGATCTTCGAGATTATTCTACAGGCCTACGGCTGGGACAAAGGATGGAGGGTTCTCACACTAATCGCGGCAAACTCCAAGATATATAGCGGGAGTAGCGATGTCAGAGATGCCGTTATACGTGGAGACCTCGCAGTCGGAACAACGATCGACTTCTACGGTTACACTGCACAGCAACAGAACCCGTCGTGCCTCTACATTATTCCGAAGGGTGAAAGCATTGTAAATGCAGATCCAATCGCAGTCCTCAAGGGAAGCAGAAACCCGGCGGCGGCAGCAGCATTTGTAGCATGGGTCCTCAACGAGAATGGGGGACAAATCGTATGGCTTGACCCGAACATCAACAGGTTGCCTATAAATCCAAGGATCTTTGATACTCCACAGGGAAAGCAGAGGCCAGACCTAAAGAAGGCTCTTGACGACGTCATTAATGCTGGGGGAATACCATTCAACGAGACCCTCTCATCTCTATGGGTAACGGCCGTTGTCGACTACTTCAAGGCAACACTCGTAAACGCCCACGACGATCTCCAGCCCGTATGGGCCCAGTTAGTCAAAGCCTACAACGACAAAAAGATTACAGATGCACAGTTCCAGCAACTAGTCAACATGCTTACTGACCCCATAACATTCACAGATCCACTAACAGGGCAACAAACAACATTCACAATTGACTATGCCATAAAGATAAGCCCGAAACTAGCAAGCGACCCCGCAATCTACCAGAGACTCATGAACGACTGGACAAATGCCGCCAGGGCGAAGTACCTCAAGGTACAGGCAACTCTAAAACAAATGACTGGAGGGTAG
- a CDS encoding phosphoribosyltransferase — translation MVFRDRVDAGKKLAEKLLEEGITDSNFRVLGIPRGGVIVAKEVSARINAPLDVIVSRKLRAPGNPELAIGAIAELEAVYINREIVMHLGIDQEYIEKEVEYQKRIIESYIEKFRGGPLDLRSQIAIIVDDGIATGATVIAACISAKKAGAEKVYVAVPVISRDVLPIVSKYADKVVSVHVPTFLFAVGEFYRDFSEVTDKDVVSALGKSS, via the coding sequence ATGGTTTTTCGAGACAGGGTCGACGCAGGAAAGAAGCTCGCCGAGAAGCTCCTAGAAGAAGGCATAACGGACAGCAACTTTAGGGTTCTAGGTATACCTAGGGGAGGAGTCATCGTTGCTAAAGAGGTCTCCGCGAGGATCAACGCTCCCCTCGACGTGATAGTGTCCAGGAAGCTGAGGGCGCCCGGAAACCCGGAGCTCGCGATCGGCGCTATAGCCGAGCTAGAGGCTGTCTACATAAACAGGGAGATAGTCATGCATCTAGGGATAGACCAGGAATACATCGAGAAAGAAGTAGAGTACCAGAAAAGAATAATCGAGAGCTACATCGAAAAGTTTAGGGGAGGACCCCTAGACCTCAGATCACAGATAGCCATAATTGTTGATGATGGAATCGCTACTGGTGCAACAGTCATCGCGGCATGCATCTCGGCCAAAAAAGCCGGCGCAGAAAAGGTTTACGTGGCTGTCCCCGTGATTTCTAGAGATGTACTACCCATTGTGTCAAAGTATGCTGACAAGGTAGTCTCCGTTCATGTCCCAACATTCTTGTTTGCTGTTGGAGAATTCTACAGAGATTTCTCAGAGGTAACCGACAAAGACGTCGTGTCGGCGCTTGGCAAGTCCTCCTAG
- a CDS encoding L-threonylcarbamoyladenylate synthase: MDFYCILSIVKKEGSGVPAKIWKVDPSDPDPRAIEEAASILKSGGVVAFPTETVYGLGAIYNLVEAVKKVFQAKKRPMDNPLILHVSSFSQVSELAVDIPLEVHELAKRFWPGPLTIVLPKSARVPREVTGGLGKVAIRMPAHNVALKLIEAAGAPIAAPSANLSGRPSPTTAQHVIEDLGDAIDGILDAGETLYGVESTVIDLTSRPPVLLRPGSMPVEEIEKVLGVKIFIPSFARGLGEAEKAVAPGTKYRHYSPRATLILVESRDTINIEKVVAKIRELATYHLGLGKKVGILCTDETRDRYLDLPAEVISLGSRRDFFQIAKRLYPSLRTFDSKNVDIILAEPVEERGLGLTIMNRLRKASSQRILV, translated from the coding sequence ATGGATTTTTATTGCATTTTGTCAATAGTGAAAAAGGAGGGTTCAGGGGTGCCGGCAAAGATTTGGAAGGTTGACCCATCTGATCCAGATCCAAGAGCCATCGAGGAAGCCGCCTCTATATTGAAGTCTGGTGGAGTAGTCGCGTTTCCAACGGAGACTGTTTACGGGTTAGGAGCGATATACAACTTGGTAGAAGCCGTAAAGAAAGTATTCCAAGCAAAAAAGAGGCCCATGGACAACCCACTTATTCTGCACGTCTCAAGCTTCTCGCAGGTCTCCGAGCTGGCGGTGGACATACCCCTGGAGGTACACGAGCTGGCTAAAAGATTCTGGCCTGGTCCGTTAACCATTGTATTGCCCAAATCTGCTAGGGTCCCAAGAGAGGTGACTGGCGGCCTTGGGAAAGTCGCTATCAGGATGCCTGCCCACAATGTCGCCCTAAAACTTATTGAGGCCGCTGGTGCCCCAATTGCCGCTCCCAGCGCGAATCTCTCTGGTAGACCCTCCCCTACAACTGCCCAGCACGTTATAGAGGACTTGGGGGACGCTATCGACGGGATTCTGGACGCAGGCGAGACGCTCTACGGGGTTGAAAGCACAGTCATTGACTTGACAAGTAGGCCCCCCGTCCTCCTAAGGCCCGGCTCTATGCCTGTAGAGGAGATAGAGAAGGTACTGGGTGTCAAAATTTTTATTCCTTCATTTGCGAGGGGACTAGGAGAGGCAGAGAAGGCAGTAGCTCCTGGAACAAAGTACCGACACTACTCCCCAAGGGCTACATTGATACTGGTAGAAAGCAGGGACACAATCAATATTGAGAAGGTCGTGGCGAAGATAAGGGAGCTGGCCACGTATCATCTAGGGTTAGGTAAAAAGGTTGGCATCCTGTGTACTGACGAGACGCGGGACAGGTATCTAGACCTTCCGGCTGAGGTTATTAGCCTAGGCTCCAGAAGAGACTTTTTCCAGATAGCAAAGAGGCTTTATCCCTCATTAAGGACGTTTGATTCAAAGAATGTAGATATAATTTTGGCTGAACCAGTCGAAGAGAGGGGTCTTGGGCTCACGATTATGAATAGGCTTAGGAAGGCATCGAGTCAAAGGATCCTTGTCTAG
- a CDS encoding metallophosphoesterase family protein — protein sequence MSNKIEKNSRYLAIFSLIIVLAVAFAPAFSQPNLPGILSFAQQNPATNIGLGKPAIVQPGGTVQVKLQQNVQVGTVSSAYMYTVVYDSGLKIRNYTVTVTSSGNTLTLSIPPSVEPGLYDLVIKGPTTIRLPRSVWVYKTLPSKLKIAHFSDQHYGAGQPDVITGDMNRLAGYLVASLLGPDLIIDTGDIADTASADQYAQAVSFEYAFLYSYPILAVPGNHDHPPDSFTKYYGDTTWYRVIGGKLLIIGLFSPEQGYPPMEQLQWASQVLEANKDVPIKIILVHHPVFYYQGELKTRYDDQNVIAPYDPQKNPNSPVSSYWGANMDAVRYFLKMIEDYKVNYVFSGHVHRDLFTKYTSTRTGFTTYFITITTLGMGSAIYDGLDFYTLDLTTGNIDFPFKPSTFIGFNNDSTKLAQNTIPVGIYPPRNNLGVSNQVFTPTYYLQSGEAYVFSVENDLSYLDLENTVVWCLPWIGDFNIKVLNALNGASIQVLDKMYLDGKLYLALHVKLPYKGRLEFALYRAPDNQPPTIKVKMLNPAQPASGATVNVFVEVADPGWGVKNFTASYVLAGKEYKLAPELYSPNTLISPVTSFVYKLTIPPIENVDSITIKMVAFDNAGNQATSEYKLAYQTPTPSTQQPQQPSQPSQPSQPSQPSQPGQSQPNQTAPTQPTTQPSQAPPAQPPTLPILPIAGGILIVAVAMLVLLALRERKKNP from the coding sequence ATGTCAAACAAAATAGAGAAAAATTCTCGATACCTCGCCATATTCTCCCTGATAATAGTACTGGCAGTCGCTTTTGCGCCAGCATTTTCACAGCCAAACCTACCGGGCATACTTTCCTTTGCACAGCAAAACCCCGCTACTAACATTGGCCTGGGGAAACCCGCAATTGTTCAGCCCGGCGGCACTGTCCAGGTTAAACTCCAGCAGAACGTCCAGGTCGGCACAGTTTCCTCGGCATACATGTATACAGTGGTCTACGACTCTGGCTTGAAGATTAGAAATTATACGGTGACGGTCACTAGTAGTGGGAACACCCTGACGTTATCTATACCTCCAAGCGTGGAGCCCGGCCTATACGACCTCGTCATCAAGGGCCCTACAACCATTAGGCTGCCTAGAAGCGTCTGGGTCTACAAGACTTTGCCATCCAAGCTGAAGATTGCCCACTTCAGCGACCAGCACTATGGTGCAGGCCAGCCAGACGTTATAACAGGCGACATGAACAGGCTCGCAGGATACCTAGTGGCCAGCCTGCTCGGCCCCGACCTCATAATCGACACGGGCGACATTGCCGACACAGCCTCTGCAGACCAGTATGCACAGGCAGTCTCGTTTGAGTATGCGTTCCTCTATAGCTATCCAATCCTCGCAGTCCCCGGAAACCACGATCATCCCCCCGACAGCTTCACAAAGTACTACGGCGACACCACGTGGTATAGGGTCATAGGCGGCAAGCTCCTCATTATTGGACTCTTTTCCCCTGAGCAAGGATATCCCCCAATGGAACAGCTACAGTGGGCAAGCCAAGTGCTCGAGGCCAACAAGGATGTTCCCATCAAGATCATACTTGTGCATCACCCAGTGTTCTACTATCAGGGAGAACTCAAGACGAGGTACGATGACCAGAACGTAATCGCTCCCTACGACCCACAGAAGAACCCCAACTCGCCCGTCTCTTCGTACTGGGGCGCCAACATGGATGCAGTGAGATACTTCCTGAAAATGATAGAGGACTACAAGGTCAACTATGTGTTCTCTGGCCATGTCCACAGGGACCTCTTCACGAAGTATACGAGTACGAGGACGGGCTTCACTACCTATTTCATCACGATCACAACCCTGGGGATGGGCTCCGCCATATACGACGGCTTAGACTTCTACACGCTGGACCTTACCACTGGGAATATAGACTTCCCATTCAAGCCTTCCACATTTATAGGCTTTAACAATGACTCTACTAAGCTCGCCCAGAACACTATACCCGTAGGAATCTATCCTCCCAGAAACAACCTGGGAGTCTCTAATCAAGTCTTTACCCCGACCTATTATCTCCAGTCGGGAGAAGCCTATGTCTTCAGCGTTGAAAACGACCTCTCTTACCTGGACCTCGAAAACACCGTTGTATGGTGCCTCCCCTGGATAGGCGACTTCAACATAAAGGTTCTAAACGCTCTTAACGGTGCAAGCATACAAGTCTTGGACAAAATGTACCTGGACGGCAAGCTCTACCTAGCCCTACACGTTAAACTGCCCTACAAGGGCCGGCTCGAATTCGCATTGTACAGGGCCCCCGACAACCAGCCACCAACAATAAAGGTAAAAATGCTTAACCCAGCACAGCCAGCCAGCGGGGCAACAGTTAACGTCTTTGTGGAGGTAGCCGACCCCGGGTGGGGCGTAAAGAACTTCACGGCAAGCTATGTTCTTGCCGGAAAAGAATACAAACTCGCACCGGAACTTTACTCGCCTAATACGCTCATCTCCCCAGTAACCTCCTTCGTATACAAACTTACGATTCCGCCTATCGAGAACGTCGACAGCATAACCATAAAGATGGTAGCCTTCGACAACGCCGGCAACCAGGCCACAAGCGAATATAAACTAGCCTACCAGACTCCTACGCCCTCAACCCAGCAGCCGCAGCAACCTAGTCAGCCTTCTCAGCCCTCGCAGCCTAGTCAGCCGTCTCAGCCCGGCCAGTCCCAGCCAAACCAGACAGCCCCAACACAGCCAACAACCCAGCCATCACAGGCACCGCCAGCCCAGCCGCCAACTCTTCCTATCCTGCCGATCGCAGGAGGCATACTCATCGTAGCCGTAGCGATGCTGGTTCTACTAGCACTCAGAGAAAGGAAGAAGAATCCATAA